In Gossypium arboreum isolate Shixiya-1 chromosome 5, ASM2569848v2, whole genome shotgun sequence, a single genomic region encodes these proteins:
- the LOC108450757 gene encoding protein CUP-SHAPED COTYLEDON 3-like produces MLAVEEILSELAEEEVNGHGLPPGFRFHPTDEELVTFYLASKVFNGSFCGVEIAEVDLNRCEPWELPDVAKMGEREWYFFSLRDRKYPSGLRTNRATGAGYWKATGKDREVYSASTGALLGMKKTLVFYKGRAPRGEKTKWVMHEYRLDGDFSCRPSCKEEWVICRIFHKTIEKKNALAQGQSYVLAVSSSSTTFLPPLLETPTPLLKSESQTLMQAHNSFLIHRHENDLKSLINPVVSQSQSQLFPSNGLQPSYSPTSTFATTDKNAVTNTTTTTSSAAMLFKSLFSHQDCLFKEQAAFPKQCKAEADFSYLNLPAANTLNWMDRIHPSPPCQNPLFFDMDYSVLGFAEGVRGTARGDTNAHDMSTSISINRASGQMILNPPTTTASGESGPLD; encoded by the exons ATGTTAGCAGTTGAAGAAATTCTGAGTGAACTTGCCGAGGAGGAGGTAAACGGGCATGGGTTGCCGCCGGGGTTTCGGTTTCACCCCACTGACGAGGAACTGGTAACCTTTTATTTGGCTTCCAAGGTATTTAATGGAAGCTTCTGTGGAGTGGAGATTGCTGAGGTTGACCTTAACAGATGCGAACCTTGGGAGCTTCCAG ATGTTGCGAAAATGGGGGAGAGAGAATGGTACTTCTTCAGCTTGAGGGACAGGAAATACCCAAGCGGGCTGAGAACAAACAGAGCCACTGGAGCTGGGTACTGGAAAGCCACAGGCAAAGATAGGGAAGTGTACAGTGCCTCAACCGGAGCTCTTTTGGGAATGAAAAAAACCCTTGTTTTCTACAAGGGCAGGGCACCCCGTGGGGAGAAGACCAAGTGGGTCATGCATGAGTACCGCTTGGACGGTGACTTCTCCTGCCGCCCCTCCTGCAAG GAAGAATGGGTGATTTGCAGAATATTTCATAAAACAATTGAGAAGAAGAATGCCCTTGCTCAAGGTCAAAGCTATGTACTGGCAGTGTCTTCGTCTTCAACAACTTTCTTGCCTCCATTGCTTGAAACTCCAACACCGTTGTTAAAATCTGAGTCTCAAACTCTAATGCAAGCTCACAACTCTTTTTTGATTCACCGCCATGAAAATGACCTGAAAAGCCTGATAAACCCAGTTGTCTCACAGTCCCAATCCCAGCTCTTCCCATCTAATGGACTCCAACCCTCCTATTCACCAACTTCCACTTTTGCCACAACCGACAAGAACGCTGTGACaaacaccaccaccaccacctcatCAGCAGCTATGCTCTTCAAGTCCCTATTCTCACATCAAGATTGCTTATTTAAGGAACAAGCTGCTTTTCCCAAACAGTGTAAGGCAGAGGCTGACTTTTCCTATTTAAATCTGCCTGCTGCCAACACCTTGAACTGGATGGATAGGATTCATCCCAGCCCACCATGTCAAAACCCTTTGTTCTTCGACATGGATTATAGCGTGTTGGGGTTTGCTGAAGGTGTTAGGGGTACTGCTCGGGGGGACACTAACGCACATGACATGTCCACTTCAATTTCCATTAATAGGGCCAGCGGTCAGATGATTTTAAATCCTCCCACCACCACAGCCTCTGGAGAATCCGGGCCGCTAGATTGA
- the LOC108450369 gene encoding protein MULTIPLE CHLOROPLAST DIVISION SITE 1 isoform X3, with amino-acid sequence MATIWLLQFPGQVSLNGTSLLLRHRHSLSQRLNWIHLPPNRTFSPRAIDNSVSSEEDHRAQNEVVDTAKHTLAVDSKHPLALFQESITSFPPVVFLMKNRPKNNLTLGLCVAIAIMVIALRAYAERKSRKSQPGSVVDLVRRGQLRSDRRGISRPLKYDDPFNNPLVKVGKSNSTIEMCGKLYRLAPVTLTKEQQAIHQKRRSRAYQWKRPTIFLKEGDSIPPDVDPDTIRWIPANHPFATTANDIDEDLAQNNVYQKHGVPFRIQAEHDALQRKLEALQKEEKLNNLFIDSRNAKDFQRPFKLNDRSDEPVEQGPNNNPRVETKPTKPERASDSIESNLSSEEMQQP; translated from the exons ATGGCAACAATTTGGCTTCTTCAATTCCCTGGCCAG GTTTCTTTAAATGGAACATCGTTGCTACTACGTCATAGGCATAGCCTAAGCCAACGGCTCAACTGGATTCACCTACCACCTAATAGGACGTTTTCGCCGAGAGCCATTGATAATTCAGTGAGCTCCGAGGAGGACCATCGTGCCCAGAACGAGGTTGTTGATACAGCGAAACATACTCTGGCGGTGGATTCCAAACACCCACTTGCCTTATTTCAGGAATCCATTACATCCTTCCCTCCTGTTGTTTTCCTG ATGAAAAACCGCCCTAAAAATAACCTTACACTGGGATTGTGCGTTGCAATTGCAATTATGGTTATTGCTCTGAGAGCATACGCAGAGAGGAAGTCAAGGAAGAGCCAGCCTGGATCTGTAGTTGATCTTGTAAGGCGTGGCCAGCTAAGATCAGATAGAAGAGGCAT ATCACGACCTCTCAAGTATGATGATCCATTTAACAATCCATTGGTGAAGGTTGGGAAGAGCAATTCAACCATAGAGATGTGTGGAAAGCTTTATCGCTTAGCTCCAGTTACACTTACTAAAGAGCAGCAAGCTATCCATCAGAAAAGGAGGTCGAGAGCATACCAGTGGAAGAGACCAACAATTTTCCTTAAAGAGGGGGATTCAATTCCTCCTGATGTTGACCCTGATACAATCAGATGGATTCCTGCAAATCATCCTTTTGCGACCACTGCTAATGACATTGATGAAGACTTGGCACAAAATAATGTGTACCAGAAACATGGTGTTCCATTCCGTATTCAAGCTGAGCATGATGCACTCCAGAGAAAACTTGAAGCACTGCAAAAG GAGGAGAAGTTGAACAATTTGTTTATCGACAGTAGAAATGCTAAAGATTTCCAGAGACCATTCAAATTAAATGACAGGTCAGATGAACCTGTTGAGCAGGGCCCCAATAACAATCCCAGAGTTGAAACTAAGCCCACAAAACCAGAGCGTGCCTCCGATTCAATTGAAAGCAACTTGTCTTCAGAGGAAATGCAGCAACCCTGA
- the LOC108450369 gene encoding protein MULTIPLE CHLOROPLAST DIVISION SITE 1 isoform X2, producing the protein MATIWLLQFPGQHQVSLNGTSLLLRHRHSLSQRLNWIHLPPNRTFSPRAIDNSVSSEEDHRAQNEVVDTAKHTLAVDSKHPLALFQESITSFPPVVFLMKNRPKNNLTLGLCVAIAIMVIALRAYAERKSRKSQPGSVVDLVRRGQLRSDRRGISRPLKYDDPFNNPLVKVGKSNSTIEMCGKLYRLAPVTLTKEQQAIHQKRRSRAYQWKRPTIFLKEGDSIPPDVDPDTIRWIPANHPFATTANDIDEDLAQNNVYQKHGVPFRIQAEHDALQRKLEALQKEEKLNNLFIDSRNAKDFQRPFKLNDRSDEPVEQGPNNNPRVETKPTKPERASDSIESNLSSEEMQQP; encoded by the exons ATGGCAACAATTTGGCTTCTTCAATTCCCTGGCCAG CATCAGGTTTCTTTAAATGGAACATCGTTGCTACTACGTCATAGGCATAGCCTAAGCCAACGGCTCAACTGGATTCACCTACCACCTAATAGGACGTTTTCGCCGAGAGCCATTGATAATTCAGTGAGCTCCGAGGAGGACCATCGTGCCCAGAACGAGGTTGTTGATACAGCGAAACATACTCTGGCGGTGGATTCCAAACACCCACTTGCCTTATTTCAGGAATCCATTACATCCTTCCCTCCTGTTGTTTTCCTG ATGAAAAACCGCCCTAAAAATAACCTTACACTGGGATTGTGCGTTGCAATTGCAATTATGGTTATTGCTCTGAGAGCATACGCAGAGAGGAAGTCAAGGAAGAGCCAGCCTGGATCTGTAGTTGATCTTGTAAGGCGTGGCCAGCTAAGATCAGATAGAAGAGGCAT ATCACGACCTCTCAAGTATGATGATCCATTTAACAATCCATTGGTGAAGGTTGGGAAGAGCAATTCAACCATAGAGATGTGTGGAAAGCTTTATCGCTTAGCTCCAGTTACACTTACTAAAGAGCAGCAAGCTATCCATCAGAAAAGGAGGTCGAGAGCATACCAGTGGAAGAGACCAACAATTTTCCTTAAAGAGGGGGATTCAATTCCTCCTGATGTTGACCCTGATACAATCAGATGGATTCCTGCAAATCATCCTTTTGCGACCACTGCTAATGACATTGATGAAGACTTGGCACAAAATAATGTGTACCAGAAACATGGTGTTCCATTCCGTATTCAAGCTGAGCATGATGCACTCCAGAGAAAACTTGAAGCACTGCAAAAG GAGGAGAAGTTGAACAATTTGTTTATCGACAGTAGAAATGCTAAAGATTTCCAGAGACCATTCAAATTAAATGACAGGTCAGATGAACCTGTTGAGCAGGGCCCCAATAACAATCCCAGAGTTGAAACTAAGCCCACAAAACCAGAGCGTGCCTCCGATTCAATTGAAAGCAACTTGTCTTCAGAGGAAATGCAGCAACCCTGA
- the LOC108450369 gene encoding protein MULTIPLE CHLOROPLAST DIVISION SITE 1 isoform X1 produces MATIWLLQFPGQPSIWGWKHQVSLNGTSLLLRHRHSLSQRLNWIHLPPNRTFSPRAIDNSVSSEEDHRAQNEVVDTAKHTLAVDSKHPLALFQESITSFPPVVFLMKNRPKNNLTLGLCVAIAIMVIALRAYAERKSRKSQPGSVVDLVRRGQLRSDRRGISRPLKYDDPFNNPLVKVGKSNSTIEMCGKLYRLAPVTLTKEQQAIHQKRRSRAYQWKRPTIFLKEGDSIPPDVDPDTIRWIPANHPFATTANDIDEDLAQNNVYQKHGVPFRIQAEHDALQRKLEALQKEEKLNNLFIDSRNAKDFQRPFKLNDRSDEPVEQGPNNNPRVETKPTKPERASDSIESNLSSEEMQQP; encoded by the exons ATGGCAACAATTTGGCTTCTTCAATTCCCTGGCCAG CCTTCAATTTGGGGGTGGAAGCATCAGGTTTCTTTAAATGGAACATCGTTGCTACTACGTCATAGGCATAGCCTAAGCCAACGGCTCAACTGGATTCACCTACCACCTAATAGGACGTTTTCGCCGAGAGCCATTGATAATTCAGTGAGCTCCGAGGAGGACCATCGTGCCCAGAACGAGGTTGTTGATACAGCGAAACATACTCTGGCGGTGGATTCCAAACACCCACTTGCCTTATTTCAGGAATCCATTACATCCTTCCCTCCTGTTGTTTTCCTG ATGAAAAACCGCCCTAAAAATAACCTTACACTGGGATTGTGCGTTGCAATTGCAATTATGGTTATTGCTCTGAGAGCATACGCAGAGAGGAAGTCAAGGAAGAGCCAGCCTGGATCTGTAGTTGATCTTGTAAGGCGTGGCCAGCTAAGATCAGATAGAAGAGGCAT ATCACGACCTCTCAAGTATGATGATCCATTTAACAATCCATTGGTGAAGGTTGGGAAGAGCAATTCAACCATAGAGATGTGTGGAAAGCTTTATCGCTTAGCTCCAGTTACACTTACTAAAGAGCAGCAAGCTATCCATCAGAAAAGGAGGTCGAGAGCATACCAGTGGAAGAGACCAACAATTTTCCTTAAAGAGGGGGATTCAATTCCTCCTGATGTTGACCCTGATACAATCAGATGGATTCCTGCAAATCATCCTTTTGCGACCACTGCTAATGACATTGATGAAGACTTGGCACAAAATAATGTGTACCAGAAACATGGTGTTCCATTCCGTATTCAAGCTGAGCATGATGCACTCCAGAGAAAACTTGAAGCACTGCAAAAG GAGGAGAAGTTGAACAATTTGTTTATCGACAGTAGAAATGCTAAAGATTTCCAGAGACCATTCAAATTAAATGACAGGTCAGATGAACCTGTTGAGCAGGGCCCCAATAACAATCCCAGAGTTGAAACTAAGCCCACAAAACCAGAGCGTGCCTCCGATTCAATTGAAAGCAACTTGTCTTCAGAGGAAATGCAGCAACCCTGA